One window from the genome of Pungitius pungitius chromosome 14, fPunPun2.1, whole genome shotgun sequence encodes:
- the rsad2 gene encoding S-adenosylmethionine-dependent nucleotide dehydratase RSAD2: MLLSAAIASPMRLLVQLFAYILRVLFHETTDVGAGAKSPVTPSVERKVDEGRTQHEMTPTSVNYHFTRQCNYKCGFCFHTAKTSFVLPLDEAKRGLKLLKESGMEKINFSGGEPFLHDKGDFLGKLVQYCKQDLQLPSVSIVSNGSMIKEKWFQNYGDDLDILAVSCDSFDEATNQLIGRAQGRKSHVDNLHKIRSWCQQYRVAFKLNSVINTFNADEDMTENILQLNPVRWKVFQCLLIDGENAGEKALREAERFVISEQLFQEFLERHSGVPCLVPESNEKMRNSYLILDEYMRFLDCREGRKDPSKSILDVGVKEAICFSGFDEKMFLKRGGKYVWSKADMKMEW, from the exons ATGCTCCTCTCCGCTGCGATCGCGTCTCCGATGAGGCTGCTGGTGCAGCTCTTCGCCTACATCCTGCGCGTGCTCTTTCACGAGACGACCGATGTGGGTGCGGGGGCAAAGTCACCCGTCACACCGTCTGTTGAGAGAAAAGTGGACGAAGGGAGAACGCAACATGAGATGACTCCGACGAGCGTCAACTATCATTTTACGCGCCAGTGTAATTACAAGTGTGGGTTTTGCTTCCACACTGCAAAGACGTCGTTCGTGCTGCCTCTGGATGAAGCCAAGAGGGGCCTCAAACTCCTGAAGGAATCAG GCATGGAGAAGATCAACTTCTCTGGAGGGGAGCCGTTCCTGCACGACAAAGGAGACTTTCTAGGGAAGTTGGTTCAGTACTGCAAACAGGACCTTCAGCTCCCAAGTGTCAGCATTGTCAGTAATGGGAGCATGATTAAAGAAAAATGGTTCCAGAACTATG GTGACGACTTGGACATCCTGGCCGTCTCCTGTGACAGTTTTGATGAAGCGACCAACCAGCTGATTGGCAGGGCTCAGGGGAGGAAGAGCCACGTGGACAACCTCCACAAGATTCGCAGCTGGTGCCAGCAGTACAGAGTGGCGTTCAAACTCAACTCGGTCATTAACACCTTCAACGCGGACGAGGACATGACGGAGAACATCCTCCAGCTCAACCCGGTCCGCTGGAAG GTGTTCCAGTGTCTGCTGATCGATGGGGAGAACGCCGGGGAGAAAGCCCTGAGAGAGGCGGAGAGGTTCGTCATCAGCGAGCAGCTGTTCCAGGAGTTCCTGGAAAGACACAGCGGCGTCCCCTGCCTCGTTCCTGAGTCCAACGAGAAG ATGAGGAATTCCTACCTGATCCTGGATGAATAT ATGCGTTTCCTGGACTGTCGAGAGGGACGGAAGGACCCGTCCAAGTCCATCCTTGATGTTGGCGTGAAGGAAGCCATTTGCTTTAGTGGCtttgatgaaaaaatgtttctGAAAAGAGGAGGGAAATATGTGTGGAGCAAAGCCGACATGAAGATGGAGTGGTGA
- the cmpk2 gene encoding UMP-CMP kinase 2, mitochondrial: protein MARRTASLVPRWTSRVSSVELDGAPFYFASREKHRGEEAPRLFGEARGGHARLYSLIVCSGDRITRAKFHGELRDRLLRELPPGCHLSPMSSFVPDVRDSLLKGYFLRDSSRGSSPTERLLRDMSQRDPVSVCSYLKCEEGQLWTQRLWSPPGSPEMSEDYYVVPSEAPECHPSTLNIINSDVFYGFEEARDVIKQCGDIIPEAASVLELLHSRAEARSKPDFPVIVVEGLDATGKTTLTESLRDALGATLLRSPPQCLSPTRARFDGEPPLIRRAFYALGNYITAEQIGQEGTKKPVIVDRFWHSTAAYAIATAVSGQVCNLPAEGSEIYRWPGDLLQPSLVVLLTLDPEERKTRLRNRGQGKTEEEEELDQNQLFRIKVETAYQRITGPAFVTVDASPSADQVLQQVLRLIRAKCHL from the exons ATGGCCCGACGCACCGCGTCCCTCGTGCCTCGCTGGACCTCCCGGGTGTCCTCCGTGGAGCTGGACGGCGCGCCTTTCTACTTTGCGTCCCGAGAGAAGCACCGGGGCGAAGAGGCGCCGCGGCTCTTCGGAGAGGCGCGCGGCGGCCACGCGAGGCTCTACTCTCTCATCGTCTGCAGCGGCGACAGAATCACGCGGGCCAAGTTCCACGGAGAGCTGAGAGACAGGCTGTTGCGGGAGTTGCCCCCTGGGTGCCATTTGTCTCCCATGTCCTCGTTTGTGCCAGATGTCAGGGATTCCCTCTTGAAGGGGTACTTTTTGAGAGACAGCTCGCGGGGCTCATCCCCGACGGAGAGACTTTTGAGGGACATGTCACAACGGGATCCGGTGTCAGTGTGTTCGTACTTGAAGTGTGAGGAGGGTCAACTGTGGACTCAGCGTCTGTGGTCTCCTCCTGGCAGCCCGGAAATGTCCGAGGACTACTACGTGGTCCCCTCAGAGGCGCCAGAATGTCACCCGTCGACGCTCAACATCATCAACTCCGACGTCTTCTACGGTTTCGAGGAGGCCCGTGACGTCATAAAACAG TGCGGTGACATCATCCCGGAGGCCGCGTctgtgctggagctgctgcacagCAGAGCGGAGGCCAGAAGTAAACCAGACTTCCCTGTTATTGTCGTAGAGGGCCTGGATGCCACAG gGAAGACCACTCTGACTGAGTCTCTGAGGGATGCTCTTGGGGCGACTCTGTTACGCTCCCCTCCCCAGTGCCTGTCCCCCACGAGGGCCCGCTTTGACGGGGAGCCGCCGCTCATCCGCAGGGCCTTCTATGCTCTGGGGAACTACATCACAGCCGAGCAGATAGGCCAGGAGGGCACGAAGAAACCCGTCATCGTTGACAG ATTCTGGCACAGCACAGCAGCGTACGCCATCGCCACAGCGGTGAGCGGCCAAGTGTGCAACCTTCCAGCAGAGGGCTCGGAGATTTACCGTTGGCCCGGTGACCTGCTCCAGCCGAGCCTCGTGGTCCTGCTCACCCTGGACCCcgaggagaggaagacgagaCTGAGGaacagaggtcaaggaaagacggaagaggaggaagagctggacCAAAATCAGCTCTTTAGAATCAA agTGGAGACGGCTTACCAGAGGATCACTGGCCCGGCGTTTGTCACTGTGGATGCTAGTCCTTCTGCAGACCAAGTGCTTCAGCAAGTGCTGCGTTTAATTAGGGCCAAATGCCACTTGTAA